In Nicotiana tabacum cultivar K326 chromosome 11, ASM71507v2, whole genome shotgun sequence, a single window of DNA contains:
- the LOC107784020 gene encoding protein FAR1-RELATED SEQUENCE 7-like isoform X1: MEITSSESQGGFNVPIKLGMEFDSDEQAYECYIEYAAALGFSVRKEYANKNKVQGYVTSRKFTCHKEGYRSKDKRGQTVQKHRKETRTGCLAHIIISRQSDGKFRITSFQEKHNHPLDPSSLSHILPSQRKIKVAQAHEVTARYKHLCLNRFMEITYSESQGGFNVPIKLGMEFDSDEHAYEWYNEYAAAMGFSARKEYANKSKVQGYVTSRKFTCHKEGYRSKDKRDRTVQKHRKETRTGCLAHIIISRQSNGTFRITSFEEKHNHPLDPSLSDMLPSERKIKVAQAHKVSVRYKHLCEIFAQISSEASESKEGYELAAKCANELVAKLKHVKKRNESHEDSAPSKSIENELNETIFIDNTNATKLTGLKRKQPTHRSNTRTMSFMEMTKSKNNTSLLKSPQCQTDKKLDHLPSLLSCQVTCPSLSDASMTMGVPEGSCLKDHPMKV; the protein is encoded by the exons ATGGAGATCACATCTAGTGAGTCTCAAGGTGGATTCAATGTGCCAATAAAACTTGGAATGGAATTTGATTCAGATGAGCaggcatatgaatgttatattGAATACGCGGCTGCACTTGGTTTTAGTGTTAGGAAAGAGTATGCTAACAAGAACAAAGTCCAAGGGTATGTGACTTCAAGAAAATTTACATGTCATAAAGAAGGTTATAGAAGCAAAGACAAACGGGGTCAGACGGTTCAAAAGCATAGGAAGGAAACCAGGACAGGATGCTTAGCTCATATTATTATTAGTCGTCAATCAGATGGAAAGTTTCGCATCACTTCATTTCAAGAGAAACATAACCATCCTCTTGATCCTTCTTCTTTATCTCATATCTTACCGTCACAAAGAAAGATAAAAGTTGCTCAAGCACATGAAGTTACTGCGAGGTATAAACATTTATGCCTAAACAG ATTTATGGAGATCACCTATAGTGAGTCTCAAGGTGGATTTAATGTACCAATAAAACTCGGAATGGAATTTGATTCAGATGAGCATGCATATGAATGGTATAATGAATACGCAGCTGCAATGGGTTTTAGTGCTAGGAAAGAATATGCTAACAAAAGCAAAGTCCAAGGGTATGTGACTTCAAGAAAATTTACATGTCACAAAGAAGGTTATAGAAGCAAAGACAAACGAGATCGGACAGTTCAAAAGCATAGAAAGGAAACCAGGACAGGGTGCTTAGCTCATATTATTATTAGTCGTCAATCAAATGGAACGTTTCGCATCACTTCATTTGAAGAGAAACATAACCATCCTCTTGACCCTTCTTTATCTGATATGTTACCGTcagaaagaaagataaaagttGCTCAAGCACATAAAGTTAGTGTGAGGTATAAACATTTATGCGAAATTTTTGCCCAAATTTCAAGTGAAgcttcagaatctaaagaagggTATGAATTGGCTGCAAAGTGTGCGAACGAGTTAGTTGCGAAGTTAAAGCATGTAAAGAAGAGAAATGAATCACATGAAGATTCAGCTCCAAGCAAGAGTATTGAAAATGAACTGAATGAGACAATATTTATTGATAACACAAATGCCACGAAGTTGACTGGGTTAAAAAGGAAGCAGCCAACTCATCGCTCTAATACTCGGACTATGAGTTTTATGGAAATGACCAAGAGCAAAAATAATACCTCACTGCTAAAATCTCCTCAATGCCAAACTGACAAGAAGTTAGACCACCTTCCATCTCTTCTATCTTGTCAAGTCACATGTCCATCTTTATCAGATGCATCAATGACTATG GGAGTGCCAGAAGGAAGTTGTCTCAAGGATCATCCTATGAAAGTCTGA
- the LOC107784020 gene encoding protein FAR1-RELATED SEQUENCE 7-like isoform X2 gives MEITSSESQGGFNVPIKLGMEFDSDEQAYECYIEYAAALGFSVRKEYANKNKVQGYVTSRKFTCHKEGYRSKDKRGQTVQKHRKETRTGCLAHIIISRQSDGKFRITSFQEKHNHPLDPSSLSHILPSQRKIKVAQAHEVTARFMEITYSESQGGFNVPIKLGMEFDSDEHAYEWYNEYAAAMGFSARKEYANKSKVQGYVTSRKFTCHKEGYRSKDKRDRTVQKHRKETRTGCLAHIIISRQSNGTFRITSFEEKHNHPLDPSLSDMLPSERKIKVAQAHKVSVRYKHLCEIFAQISSEASESKEGYELAAKCANELVAKLKHVKKRNESHEDSAPSKSIENELNETIFIDNTNATKLTGLKRKQPTHRSNTRTMSFMEMTKSKNNTSLLKSPQCQTDKKLDHLPSLLSCQVTCPSLSDASMTMGVPEGSCLKDHPMKV, from the exons ATGGAGATCACATCTAGTGAGTCTCAAGGTGGATTCAATGTGCCAATAAAACTTGGAATGGAATTTGATTCAGATGAGCaggcatatgaatgttatattGAATACGCGGCTGCACTTGGTTTTAGTGTTAGGAAAGAGTATGCTAACAAGAACAAAGTCCAAGGGTATGTGACTTCAAGAAAATTTACATGTCATAAAGAAGGTTATAGAAGCAAAGACAAACGGGGTCAGACGGTTCAAAAGCATAGGAAGGAAACCAGGACAGGATGCTTAGCTCATATTATTATTAGTCGTCAATCAGATGGAAAGTTTCGCATCACTTCATTTCAAGAGAAACATAACCATCCTCTTGATCCTTCTTCTTTATCTCATATCTTACCGTCACAAAGAAAGATAAAAGTTGCTCAAGCACATGAAGTTACTGCGAG ATTTATGGAGATCACCTATAGTGAGTCTCAAGGTGGATTTAATGTACCAATAAAACTCGGAATGGAATTTGATTCAGATGAGCATGCATATGAATGGTATAATGAATACGCAGCTGCAATGGGTTTTAGTGCTAGGAAAGAATATGCTAACAAAAGCAAAGTCCAAGGGTATGTGACTTCAAGAAAATTTACATGTCACAAAGAAGGTTATAGAAGCAAAGACAAACGAGATCGGACAGTTCAAAAGCATAGAAAGGAAACCAGGACAGGGTGCTTAGCTCATATTATTATTAGTCGTCAATCAAATGGAACGTTTCGCATCACTTCATTTGAAGAGAAACATAACCATCCTCTTGACCCTTCTTTATCTGATATGTTACCGTcagaaagaaagataaaagttGCTCAAGCACATAAAGTTAGTGTGAGGTATAAACATTTATGCGAAATTTTTGCCCAAATTTCAAGTGAAgcttcagaatctaaagaagggTATGAATTGGCTGCAAAGTGTGCGAACGAGTTAGTTGCGAAGTTAAAGCATGTAAAGAAGAGAAATGAATCACATGAAGATTCAGCTCCAAGCAAGAGTATTGAAAATGAACTGAATGAGACAATATTTATTGATAACACAAATGCCACGAAGTTGACTGGGTTAAAAAGGAAGCAGCCAACTCATCGCTCTAATACTCGGACTATGAGTTTTATGGAAATGACCAAGAGCAAAAATAATACCTCACTGCTAAAATCTCCTCAATGCCAAACTGACAAGAAGTTAGACCACCTTCCATCTCTTCTATCTTGTCAAGTCACATGTCCATCTTTATCAGATGCATCAATGACTATG GGAGTGCCAGAAGGAAGTTGTCTCAAGGATCATCCTATGAAAGTCTGA